A section of the Oncorhynchus gorbuscha isolate QuinsamMale2020 ecotype Even-year linkage group LG06, OgorEven_v1.0, whole genome shotgun sequence genome encodes:
- the LOC124037607 gene encoding troponin I, fast skeletal muscle-like, giving the protein MSEKKMNSSRRGHLKSLMLAIAKDLLEKEAADLITEKAAFITENCPAPVLSGGLPELQEMLKKLAQTIDKVDEDRYDSEAKVKKTDKEIEDLRMKVVEIQGIKKPALKKVRMSADAMLAALLGTKHKASMDFRANLKEVKKEVKEEEEVGDWRKNVDEQAGMDGRKKKFETA; this is encoded by the exons ATGTCAGA GAAAAAGATGAATTCGAGCCGCAGGGGTCATCTGAAG AGCTTGATGCTTGCGATTGCCAAAGACCTCCTGGAGAAAGAAGCAGCAGACTTGATAACAGAAAAGGCAGCTTTTATAACAGAAAACTGCCCTGCTCCGGTATTGTCTGGGGGTCTTCCTGAGCTGCAG GAAATGCTTAAAAAGTTGGCCCAGACCATTGACAAGGTTGATGAGGATAGATATGACTCCGAGGCAAAAGTGAAGAAGACAGACAAAGAG ATCGAGGACTTGAGAATGAAAGTGGTTGAGATCCAGGGCATAAAGAAGCCAGCTCTGAAGAAAGTGCGTATGTCTGCTGATGCTATGCTTGCAGCTCTGCTGGGCACCAAGCACAAGGCTTCCATGGATTTCAGAGCCAACTTGAAAGAAGTGAAGAAGGAGGTCAAAGAGGAG GAGGAAGTCGGTGACTGGCGTAAGAACGTTGACGAACAGGCTGGCATGGACGGCAGGAAGAAGAAGTTTGAGACCGCATAA
- the LOC124037610 gene encoding troponin I, fast skeletal muscle-like → MVDEERYDSEAKVKKTNKEIEDLRMKVVEIQGIKKPALKKVRMSADAMLAALLGTKHKASMDFRANLKEVKKEVKEEEEVSDWRKNVDEQSGMDGRKKKFQSAKITKLVLVFKTTEDTE, encoded by the exons ATGGTTGATGAGGAAAGATATGACTCCGAGGCAAAAGTGAAGAAGACAAACAAAGAG ATTGAGGACTTGAGAATGAAAGTGGTTGAGATCCAGGGCATAAAGAAGCCAGCTCTGAAGAAAGTGCGTATGTCTGCTGATGCTATGCTTGCAGCTCTGCTGGGCACCAAGCACAAGGCTTCCATGGATTTCAGAGCCAACTTGAAAGAAGTGAAGAAGGAGGTCAAAGAGGAG GAGGAAGTCAGTGACTGGCGTAAGAACGTTGATGAACAGTCTGGCATGGACGGCAGGAAGAAGAAGTTTCAGTCTGCAAAAATTACCAAATTAGTTTTGGTGTTCAAAACTACGGAGGATACAGAGTGA